Proteins encoded in a region of the Uloborus diversus isolate 005 chromosome 1, Udiv.v.3.1, whole genome shotgun sequence genome:
- the LOC129234354 gene encoding uncharacterized protein LOC129234354, with translation MLTVLCDCESIINSRPLTYVSDDVQDLTPITPSMFLQEIREIGVPDLDVLDHQKLNKRHAYTQKIRKDLRSRFRVEYLGQLRQPVTNRNNSPVLKVGDLVIVWTDNCKRIDWPLGRVLEVFTSKDGCVRVAKVKTKTGVFIRPVKKLCSLELGAVSSCELQKLKPPPVTVLEDLCCTTTTSSSPSLTALKLSSGVPSPELKVGSVENAQELN, from the coding sequence ATGTTAACAGTCCTCTGCGACTGTGAGAGTATCATAAATTCGCGACCGTTGACTTACGTTAGTGATGACGTTCAAGATCTTACCCCGATTACACCTTCTATGTTTTTGCAAGAGATTAGAGAAATCGGTGTTCCAGACTTAGATGTGCTGGATcatcagaaattaaataaacgtCACGCGTATACACAGAAAATACGAAAAGATCTCCGTTCGAGATTTCGAGTGGAATATCTCGGACAGTTGCGACAACCTGTGACTAATAGAAATAATTCTCCAGTTCTAAAAGTTGGTGACTTAGTTATCGTGTGGACAGATAACTGTAAAAGAATTGACTGGCCACTCGGAAGAGTTCTAGAAGTGTTCACAAGTAAGGATGGATGTGTGCGAGTTGCTAAAGTCAAGACAAAAACGGGTGTCTTCATTCGTCCTGTTAAAAAGTTGTGTTCTCTGGAGTTGGGAGCGGTGTCATCTTGTGAGCTTCAAAAGTTAAAACCCCCTCCTGTGACTGTTCTTGAGGATTTGTGTTGCACCACCACCACCAGTTCATCACCTAGCCTGACAGCATTGAAGTTGAGTTCCGGAGTCCCGAGCCCTGAACTCAAGGTGGGGAGCGTGGAAAACGcccaagaact